The following are encoded together in the Flavobacterium sp. TR2 genome:
- a CDS encoding thiamine diphosphokinase has product MSSHHIVRDDQEPALIIANGAACDPELLGQLLEWSPLVVVLDSAIERVIELGIKVDVLLGDFDRGFDPEIYKSQFPIEIVHTPDQDKTDLEKAFDYLIERKIPAANVVWATGKRADHTITNLTQIVRYRDLLKIVILDDHSKIFLLPTKFEKWYTANTPISLIPIGVVNGISSTNLKYELNDDTLTMGYRTGSSNSVEKDGIVTITHREGDLLLMECFD; this is encoded by the coding sequence ATGTCATCACATCACATCGTTCGCGACGATCAGGAACCTGCTTTAATCATTGCAAATGGCGCAGCCTGCGATCCCGAATTATTAGGACAATTGCTAGAATGGTCTCCTTTGGTTGTGGTTTTAGATTCGGCTATTGAAAGAGTGATTGAATTAGGCATAAAAGTAGATGTCCTTTTGGGCGATTTTGACCGCGGATTTGATCCTGAAATCTACAAATCGCAATTCCCTATAGAAATTGTCCATACGCCAGATCAAGACAAAACCGATTTGGAGAAAGCTTTTGATTATCTTATCGAAAGAAAAATTCCTGCAGCAAATGTAGTTTGGGCAACAGGAAAACGCGCCGATCATACCATCACCAATCTTACTCAAATTGTTCGCTACCGAGATTTGCTCAAAATTGTAATTCTCGATGATCATTCTAAAATATTCTTGCTGCCAACAAAATTTGAGAAATGGTACACAGCAAATACGCCAATTTCGCTTATTCCTATTGGTGTCGTAAACGGAATTTCTTCAACAAACTTGAAATACGAACTAAACGACGATACGCTCACAATGGGCTACAGAACCGGAAGCAGCAACTCAGTTGAAAAAGATGGAATCGTAACCATAACGCATCGTGAAGGCGATTTGCTTTTAATGGAATGTTTTGATTAG
- a CDS encoding DinB family protein: MILESLKTLYNRDLNKLKEEIGLYQNEKQIWAIDKNISNSSGNLCLHLIGNLNTYIGAEIGKTGYVRNRLLEFSLKDIPKSELIQKIEDTISVVNNALDSLTEADLEAIYPQIVFEKEMPTGFFLIHLSTHLAYHLGQINYHRRLLDF; this comes from the coding sequence ATGATACTAGAATCGCTAAAAACACTATACAACCGAGATTTAAACAAACTAAAAGAGGAAATTGGATTGTATCAAAATGAAAAACAAATTTGGGCAATTGATAAAAACATTTCAAATTCTTCTGGAAATCTGTGCCTGCATTTAATCGGGAATTTAAACACTTACATTGGCGCAGAAATAGGCAAAACAGGTTATGTGCGAAATCGTCTTTTAGAATTTTCATTGAAAGATATTCCAAAATCAGAATTAATTCAGAAAATTGAAGACACCATTTCAGTTGTAAACAACGCCCTTGACAGTCTAACCGAAGCTGATTTAGAGGCCATTTACCCGCAAATTGTTTTTGAAAAAGAAATGCCTACAGGTTTCTTTTTAATCCATCTTTCAACACATTTGGCTTACCATTTAGGGCAAATCAATTATCATCGCCGTTTATTAGACTTCTGA
- a CDS encoding GyrI-like domain-containing protein: protein MQPIIRNLTEKKLLGHFIEMSFIENKTFQLWNGFMPNRKEIKNAIGANLYSLEVYPENHFDNFDPNKPFKKWAAVEVADYENVPEGMQTLIVPDGLYAVFLHLGPASEGHKTYHYIFAEWLPNSEYTVDNRPHFAVMNEKYKKDDPASEEEIWIPIKNRS from the coding sequence ATGCAGCCAATAATAAGAAATTTAACCGAAAAAAAACTCCTTGGGCATTTTATAGAAATGTCATTTATTGAGAATAAGACTTTTCAATTATGGAACGGTTTTATGCCAAACCGAAAAGAAATAAAAAACGCAATTGGCGCTAATTTATATTCCTTGGAAGTTTATCCCGAAAATCATTTTGATAATTTTGATCCTAACAAGCCTTTCAAAAAATGGGCTGCTGTAGAAGTTGCAGATTATGAAAATGTTCCAGAAGGAATGCAAACTCTAATTGTTCCAGATGGCCTATATGCTGTTTTTCTTCATTTGGGTCCGGCTTCAGAAGGACATAAAACCTATCATTATATTTTTGCAGAATGGCTCCCAAATTCTGAATATACCGTAGACAACAGACCGCATTTTGCTGTCATGAATGAAAAATACAAAAAAGACGATCCAGCCTCTGAAGAAGAAATCTGGATTCCTATAAAAAATAGAAGCTAA
- a CDS encoding DUF4249 domain-containing protein — protein MKKLVFLILFFTTLLFAGCEEVVDVELDTADPKLVIEASINWEKGTKGTDQTIKLTTTTGYFENVIPTVSGAIIYIEDSHKERFNFIEIKKTGQYVCNNFKPIIDEQYTLTVISRGNRYIGTETLKSVAPITRIEQNNQGGFTGKDIEIKAFYDDPADATNYYLYKYLYSNKIKSTFYVDEDKFFNGNEFFSLSDDEDLQIGNEIEITHYGISKQYYNYMNILVSIAGSSVGGPFQSPPATVKGNMINVTNKDNYPLGYFSLSETSTKKYKIK, from the coding sequence ATGAAAAAATTAGTTTTTTTAATCCTATTCTTCACCACTTTACTTTTTGCTGGCTGCGAAGAAGTTGTTGATGTGGAATTAGATACAGCAGATCCAAAATTAGTAATTGAAGCTTCCATCAATTGGGAAAAAGGAACAAAAGGAACTGACCAGACCATAAAGCTGACTACAACAACTGGTTACTTTGAAAATGTAATTCCAACTGTTTCGGGCGCAATTATTTATATAGAAGACAGCCATAAAGAAAGATTTAATTTTATCGAAATTAAAAAGACTGGCCAATATGTGTGCAATAATTTCAAACCGATTATTGACGAACAATATACATTGACTGTAATTAGCAGAGGAAATAGATATATCGGAACCGAAACTTTAAAATCTGTAGCTCCCATTACCCGAATCGAACAAAATAATCAAGGCGGTTTTACAGGAAAAGACATTGAAATAAAAGCGTTTTACGATGATCCTGCCGATGCCACTAATTATTATTTATACAAATATCTATATTCTAATAAAATCAAATCTACGTTCTATGTCGACGAGGATAAATTTTTCAACGGTAATGAATTTTTCAGCCTTTCGGATGATGAAGATCTGCAGATTGGAAATGAAATTGAAATTACCCACTACGGCATTTCAAAACAGTACTATAATTATATGAATATTTTGGTCAGCATTGCCGGAAGCTCTGTCGGAGGGCCATTTCAGTCTCCGCCTGCAACCGTAAAAGGAAATATGATTAATGTAACCAATAAAGACAATTATCCGCTGGGATATTTTTCTCTAAGCGAAACCAGCACTAAAAAATACAAAATCAAGTAA
- a CDS encoding TonB-dependent receptor, producing the protein MITKNTCTFFLFILTILTSFAQEKFTLSGTISDSKNNETLIGVNIYIPSLKIGTTTNEYGFYSLSAPKGEYEIEISYIGYQSIQKHIALNQNTKSNFSISEGNGEELQEVVITENKGKINVKSPEMSVNKLSITTIKKMPVVLGEVDVLKSILLLPGVTNAGEGASGFNVRGGGADQNLILLDEATIFNSSHVFGFFSVFNPDAIKDLKLYKGGIPARYGGRASSVLEIYQKDGSSKDFHMNGGIGLISSRLLAEGPIVKDKGSFLIGGRASYAHLFLKLSEENKNNSAYFYDLNTKLNYKLNDNNSLYLSGYFGRDVFRLNKSFTNTYGNSTLNLRWNHLYSNKLFSNLSLIYSDYYYGLDLDFVGFIWDSGIKNYNIKYDFKHYLSDKLKLNYGVNGIYYDFNPGTIKPTGEDSGINPDQLDKKYAFEPSIYLDAESQLSKKITIAYGLRYSLFYRLGASTINYYDNNQPVVFNSDMQIYEKGTPTSTQYFGKNKVIQSYGNFEPRFSISYQLNEDQAIKASYNRMAQYLQLISNTSSPTPLDVWMPSDNYIKPQLADQVAVGYFRNIYNDAYSLEVETFYKKVKNRLDYIDGADLIANNAIEQVILNGHMRSYGLELMIKKNKGKFNGWISYTLSRSEQQTPGRTPEETGINNGQWYASAYDKTHNLAITSAYNLNEKWSFGANFALQSGQPVTYPNGQYEYLGITVPSYGLRNENRLPAYHHLDISATLTPRSNKDRNWKGEWVFSIYNVYNRMNAASINFRQNVDTGANEAIKTSIFGIVPAVSYNFKF; encoded by the coding sequence ATGATTACAAAAAATACCTGCACATTTTTTCTATTTATTTTAACGATTCTCACCTCATTTGCGCAGGAAAAATTTACTCTAAGCGGAACTATCAGCGACAGCAAAAACAACGAAACCTTAATTGGTGTCAATATTTACATCCCTTCTTTAAAAATCGGGACCACAACAAACGAGTATGGATTTTACTCGCTTTCTGCTCCAAAAGGCGAATATGAAATTGAAATCAGTTACATCGGCTACCAAAGTATTCAAAAACATATTGCCCTAAATCAGAATACAAAAAGCAACTTCTCTATCAGCGAAGGCAATGGCGAAGAACTTCAAGAAGTTGTCATTACAGAAAACAAAGGCAAAATAAATGTCAAATCGCCAGAAATGAGCGTCAATAAACTTTCTATTACAACCATAAAAAAAATGCCTGTTGTTTTAGGAGAAGTTGACGTTTTGAAATCTATTTTATTGCTTCCTGGAGTTACCAACGCAGGCGAAGGCGCTTCGGGATTTAATGTCCGCGGAGGCGGTGCCGACCAGAATCTGATTCTTTTGGACGAAGCTACGATTTTTAATTCGTCTCACGTTTTCGGATTCTTTTCCGTTTTTAATCCTGATGCCATCAAAGATTTAAAATTGTATAAAGGAGGAATTCCTGCCCGTTATGGCGGGAGAGCTTCTTCTGTTTTAGAAATCTACCAAAAAGACGGCAGCAGTAAAGACTTTCATATGAATGGCGGCATCGGATTAATTTCCAGCCGTTTATTGGCTGAAGGCCCAATTGTAAAAGACAAAGGTTCTTTTCTAATCGGAGGACGAGCATCTTATGCCCATCTTTTTTTAAAACTATCTGAAGAAAATAAAAATAACTCTGCCTATTTTTATGATTTAAATACCAAACTCAACTACAAACTCAACGATAATAATAGTTTATATCTCTCAGGTTATTTTGGCCGCGACGTTTTCAGATTAAACAAAAGCTTTACCAATACTTACGGAAATTCGACTTTAAACCTGAGATGGAATCATTTGTATTCTAATAAATTATTTTCCAATCTCTCTTTAATTTACAGCGATTATTATTATGGTCTAGATCTTGATTTTGTTGGATTCATATGGGATTCGGGAATCAAAAACTACAACATCAAATATGATTTCAAACATTATCTTTCTGATAAATTAAAACTGAATTATGGCGTAAACGGAATTTATTACGATTTTAATCCCGGAACCATAAAACCGACAGGAGAAGATTCTGGCATTAATCCGGATCAATTAGATAAAAAATATGCTTTTGAACCTTCCATTTATTTGGATGCAGAAAGTCAGCTTTCTAAAAAAATCACCATCGCATACGGGTTGCGCTACAGCTTATTTTATCGATTGGGAGCATCGACTATAAATTATTACGATAATAATCAGCCAGTAGTTTTTAATAGCGATATGCAGATTTACGAAAAAGGAACGCCAACCTCAACTCAATATTTTGGAAAAAATAAAGTCATTCAGAGTTATGGTAATTTTGAACCGCGTTTTTCTATTTCTTACCAATTAAATGAAGATCAAGCCATAAAAGCGAGTTATAATAGAATGGCGCAATACCTTCAATTAATCTCTAATACCTCTTCTCCTACTCCTCTTGATGTTTGGATGCCTAGCGACAATTACATCAAACCGCAGCTTGCCGATCAGGTTGCCGTGGGGTATTTTAGAAATATTTATAATGATGCTTATTCTTTAGAAGTCGAAACCTTTTATAAAAAAGTAAAAAACAGATTAGATTATATCGATGGAGCCGATTTGATTGCCAATAATGCTATCGAGCAGGTCATTTTAAACGGTCATATGCGCTCGTATGGTTTGGAGCTAATGATAAAGAAAAACAAGGGCAAATTTAACGGATGGATTTCGTATACCCTTTCCAGATCAGAACAGCAGACTCCAGGCAGAACTCCAGAGGAAACAGGAATTAATAACGGCCAATGGTATGCTTCGGCTTATGACAAAACTCATAATCTTGCCATTACATCTGCATACAACTTAAACGAAAAATGGTCTTTTGGCGCTAACTTTGCTTTGCAGTCTGGACAGCCGGTCACGTATCCGAATGGCCAATACGAGTATTTAGGAATCACAGTGCCAAGCTACGGGTTGCGAAATGAAAACAGGCTTCCTGCTTATCACCATTTGGATATTTCTGCAACTTTGACACCTAGAAGCAATAAAGACAGAAACTGGAAAGGCGAATGGGTTTTCAGTATTTATAATGTTTACAATCGTATGAATGCGGCTTCGATCAACTTTCGCCAAAATGTTGATACAGGGGCCAATGAAGCCATAAAAACGTCTATATTCGGAATTGTACCAGCGGTTAGTTATAATTTCAAATTCTAA
- a CDS encoding NADP-dependent isocitrate dehydrogenase, which yields MNKSKIFYTLTDEAPLLATYSLLPIVQAFTATAGIEIETRDISLAGRILSNFPDSLTDAQKTGDALAELGQLATQPEANIIKLPNISASVPQLKAAIAELQSHGYNVPNFPEDPQNDAEKEIKAKYAKVLGSAVNPVLREGNSDRRAPRAVKNFAKANPHSMGAWSADSKTKVASMSGGDFYGSEKSLTVNEANDVKIEFVAKDGTTTVLKASTPLKAGEIIDSSVLSVSKLKAFAADVIAEAKAAGVLLSVHLKATMMKVSDPIIFGAIVEVYFADVFKKYASLFAELNVDTRNGLGDIYAKIAGRPEQAEVEAAIDQAIANGPALAMVNSDKGITNLHVPSDVIVDASMPAMIRTSGQMWNKEGKAQDTFAVIPDRSYAGVYTATIDFCKKHGAFDPKTMGSVPNVGLMAQKAEEYGSHDKTFQIKGDGVVRVVDANGNVLMEQNVETNDIFRMCQAKDAPIQDWVKLAVNRARLSSTPAVFWLDENRAHDRELIVKVQKYLKDYDTTNLDIRILNPVAATEFTLDRIIKGLDTISVTGNVLRDYLTDLFPILELGTSAKMLSIVPLMNGGGLFETGAGGSAPKHVEQFTEEGYLRWDSLGEFLALGASLEHLGQTLDNSKAIVLSETLDQANDKFLANDKSPARKVGQIDNRGSHFYLAFYWAQALAAQTKDAELKAIFTPIAAEFEANEAKIDAELIGAQGKPQNIGGYYQPTPELVSKAMRPSETFNAIVAKIK from the coding sequence ATGAATAAATCAAAAATTTTTTACACCTTAACTGATGAGGCGCCTCTATTGGCAACTTACTCTCTTTTACCAATTGTTCAAGCTTTTACAGCAACAGCTGGAATTGAAATCGAAACCAGAGATATTTCGCTGGCAGGAAGAATTTTATCAAACTTCCCTGATTCTTTGACAGATGCTCAAAAAACGGGAGATGCGTTGGCAGAACTAGGCCAATTAGCAACTCAGCCAGAAGCAAACATTATTAAATTACCAAACATTTCAGCATCTGTACCGCAATTAAAAGCGGCAATTGCTGAATTGCAATCACACGGATACAATGTACCAAATTTCCCAGAAGATCCTCAAAATGATGCTGAAAAGGAAATTAAAGCAAAATATGCAAAAGTATTAGGCTCTGCTGTAAACCCAGTTTTACGTGAAGGAAACTCTGACCGTAGAGCTCCAAGAGCAGTTAAAAACTTTGCAAAAGCAAATCCGCACTCAATGGGTGCTTGGTCTGCTGACTCAAAAACTAAAGTGGCTTCTATGTCAGGCGGCGATTTTTACGGAAGTGAAAAATCTTTGACTGTAAACGAGGCTAATGATGTAAAAATCGAATTTGTTGCTAAAGACGGAACTACAACTGTTCTTAAAGCAAGCACTCCATTAAAAGCGGGAGAAATTATTGACAGTTCTGTTTTAAGCGTAAGCAAATTGAAAGCTTTTGCTGCTGATGTAATTGCTGAAGCTAAAGCTGCAGGAGTTTTACTTTCTGTGCACTTAAAAGCTACAATGATGAAAGTTTCTGATCCAATTATCTTTGGCGCTATCGTTGAAGTATATTTTGCAGATGTTTTCAAAAAATACGCTTCTTTATTTGCTGAATTAAACGTTGACACAAGAAACGGTTTAGGTGATATCTACGCTAAAATTGCTGGAAGACCTGAGCAGGCAGAAGTTGAAGCTGCGATCGATCAGGCAATCGCTAACGGACCAGCTTTAGCAATGGTTAATTCTGATAAAGGAATTACAAACTTACACGTTCCTTCTGACGTAATTGTTGATGCTTCTATGCCGGCAATGATTCGTACTTCTGGACAAATGTGGAACAAAGAAGGAAAAGCACAAGATACATTCGCAGTTATTCCAGACAGATCTTATGCTGGAGTTTATACAGCTACTATCGATTTCTGTAAAAAACACGGTGCTTTTGACCCAAAAACAATGGGAAGCGTTCCTAACGTTGGATTAATGGCTCAAAAAGCTGAAGAATACGGATCTCACGACAAAACTTTCCAAATTAAAGGTGATGGTGTTGTACGTGTTGTGGATGCAAACGGAAATGTTTTAATGGAACAAAATGTTGAAACAAACGATATTTTCAGAATGTGCCAAGCAAAAGATGCTCCTATTCAGGACTGGGTCAAATTGGCTGTAAACAGAGCTCGTTTGTCTAGCACTCCTGCTGTTTTCTGGTTAGACGAAAACAGAGCACACGACAGAGAATTGATCGTAAAAGTTCAAAAATACCTTAAAGATTACGATACTACAAACTTGGATATCCGTATTTTAAACCCAGTTGCTGCTACAGAATTTACTTTAGACAGAATTATCAAAGGTTTAGATACAATTTCTGTAACAGGAAACGTTTTACGTGACTATTTAACAGATTTATTCCCAATCTTAGAACTTGGAACTTCTGCTAAGATGCTTTCTATCGTTCCGTTAATGAACGGTGGTGGATTGTTCGAAACTGGTGCTGGAGGTTCTGCTCCAAAACACGTTGAGCAATTTACAGAAGAAGGATATTTACGTTGGGATTCTCTTGGAGAGTTTTTAGCTCTTGGCGCTTCTTTAGAGCATTTAGGACAAACTTTAGACAACTCTAAAGCAATTGTTTTATCTGAAACTTTAGATCAAGCTAACGATAAATTCTTGGCAAATGATAAATCTCCAGCTCGTAAAGTTGGTCAGATTGACAACCGTGGTTCTCACTTCTATTTAGCATTCTACTGGGCTCAAGCTTTGGCTGCTCAAACTAAAGATGCTGAATTGAAAGCGATCTTTACTCCAATTGCTGCTGAATTTGAAGCTAACGAAGCTAAAATAGATGCTGAATTAATTGGTGCTCAAGGAAAACCGCAAAACATTGGAGGCTACTACCAGCCAACTCCAGAATTGGTAAGCAAAGCAATGCGTCCAAGCGAAACTTTCAACGCTATTGTTGCTAAAATCAAATAA
- the rplS gene encoding 50S ribosomal protein L19 has translation MADLLKFVQDEFVAKKDFPDFGAGDTITVFYEIKEGEKTRTQFFKGVVIQRRGSGVTETFTIRKMSGSVGVERIFPVNLPALQKIEVNKKGAVRRARIFYFRQLTGKKAKIKDKRR, from the coding sequence ATGGCAGATTTATTAAAATTCGTTCAAGACGAATTCGTTGCTAAAAAAGATTTCCCAGATTTCGGAGCTGGAGACACAATCACTGTTTTCTACGAAATTAAAGAGGGTGAAAAAACAAGAACTCAGTTTTTTAAAGGAGTTGTTATTCAAAGAAGAGGTTCTGGTGTTACAGAAACTTTTACTATCCGTAAAATGTCTGGATCTGTTGGTGTTGAGCGTATCTTCCCAGTAAACTTACCAGCTTTACAAAAAATCGAAGTGAACAAGAAAGGTGCTGTACGTAGAGCTAGAATTTTCTACTTCAGACAACTTACTGGTAAAAAAGCTAAGATTAAAGATAAAAGAAGATAA
- a CDS encoding agmatine/peptidylarginine deiminase has translation MKKNFLILILFPLLSSCQGDEINTITDELKDTEVIYTMPEESAPHKGTWLQWPHQYQYGIDYRNDLDATWVAMTKSLIQSEKVFIVAYDATEKERIEILLQESGVSLSSIAFKIYKTDDVWVRDNGPIYVKDKNNQLVIQDWGFNGWGKKAAFQNCNTIPSQIGTDQKVTVLDLNNIMINEGGAIEIDGNGTLMATKSSILNSNRNPSMTQQQAEANFKKYLGVTHFIWLDGKAGREITDMHIDGFARFGNKNTIVTMNENDLLYWEVPQHDITALYNSKDKNGKNYTFLKLPLSKNNVVTTYGKKLGYKGSYVNFYIGNSVVLVPNYNDPNDSVANQLIQSLYPTRKVIGIDVRNLYANGGMIHCVTQQQPK, from the coding sequence ATGAAAAAAAACTTTCTAATATTAATATTATTTCCTCTTCTTTCTTCTTGCCAAGGAGATGAGATAAACACAATTACAGACGAATTAAAAGATACTGAAGTTATATATACGATGCCCGAAGAATCGGCTCCGCATAAAGGCACTTGGCTGCAATGGCCTCATCAATATCAATACGGCATTGATTATAGAAATGATTTGGACGCCACGTGGGTCGCTATGACGAAATCCTTAATACAAAGCGAAAAAGTTTTTATTGTTGCCTATGATGCCACAGAAAAAGAGAGAATTGAAATTTTATTGCAAGAATCAGGAGTTTCATTGTCTTCGATTGCATTTAAAATATATAAAACTGATGACGTTTGGGTGAGAGACAATGGACCAATTTATGTAAAAGACAAAAACAATCAGCTAGTCATACAGGATTGGGGTTTTAATGGCTGGGGCAAAAAAGCCGCTTTTCAGAACTGCAATACGATTCCGTCCCAAATCGGGACAGACCAAAAAGTTACGGTTCTAGACTTAAACAATATCATGATTAATGAGGGCGGAGCTATAGAAATAGACGGAAACGGCACTTTAATGGCGACCAAAAGCTCAATATTAAATTCGAATCGTAATCCTTCAATGACGCAGCAACAAGCCGAAGCAAATTTTAAAAAATACCTTGGCGTAACTCATTTTATATGGCTGGATGGCAAAGCAGGAAGAGAAATCACAGATATGCACATTGACGGGTTTGCACGTTTTGGCAACAAAAATACAATTGTAACCATGAATGAAAATGATTTGCTGTATTGGGAAGTTCCTCAGCATGACATCACGGCCTTATACAATTCAAAAGACAAAAACGGCAAAAATTATACTTTCTTAAAACTGCCATTATCCAAAAATAATGTTGTAACAACGTATGGCAAAAAACTAGGATACAAAGGCTCTTATGTTAACTTTTATATTGGAAACTCTGTAGTCCTTGTTCCTAATTATAATGACCCAAATGACTCGGTAGCCAACCAGCTGATCCAAAGTTTGTATCCGACCAGAAAAGTAATCGGCATTGATGTCCGTAATTTATACGCAAATGGAGGAATGATTCATTGCGTTACACAGCAGCAGCCGAAGTAA
- a CDS encoding GyrI-like domain-containing protein, which translates to MNDFNLKRIYNTRNYIETHYNQMISIDNLEDISSYSYRNLQRVFYSLFQETIGAYQTRLKVENGYKKLLYSNKQISDIALEVGFADVQSFSKTFKKHFNCPPSKARNQKELLLHDFHEQQTISSALEPEIAFIPEITAYYSSCKTFYINPEIENLWDALLENEITEPISDFFGIITDDIVITEKSKCTYEACIVTKAVVKNLPVKKLFGGKYARFFHHGSYETLEETYQQIFGGWFLNNDIEISHLPVIEQYIKNDSNSVSPAEYLTAIFIPLI; encoded by the coding sequence ATGAATGATTTTAACCTAAAACGCATTTATAATACCCGAAATTATATTGAGACGCATTACAATCAAATGATCTCAATAGATAATCTTGAAGATATTTCCAGTTACTCGTACAGAAATTTACAGCGCGTTTTTTATTCTTTATTTCAGGAAACAATAGGCGCCTATCAGACTCGGCTGAAAGTAGAAAACGGATATAAAAAGCTTTTGTATTCCAACAAACAAATTTCAGATATTGCTCTTGAAGTTGGCTTTGCAGATGTACAGTCATTTTCCAAAACCTTCAAAAAGCATTTTAACTGTCCACCTTCTAAAGCACGAAATCAAAAAGAATTGCTGTTGCATGATTTTCATGAGCAACAAACCATTTCTTCTGCCTTAGAACCCGAAATTGCTTTTATCCCCGAAATAACAGCTTACTATTCGAGCTGCAAGACCTTCTACATTAATCCTGAAATAGAAAACCTATGGGACGCTCTGCTAGAAAATGAAATTACAGAACCTATTTCTGATTTCTTTGGCATTATTACAGATGACATTGTAATTACAGAAAAATCAAAATGCACTTACGAAGCTTGCATTGTCACCAAGGCAGTCGTTAAAAATCTTCCTGTAAAAAAACTTTTCGGAGGCAAATATGCTCGTTTTTTTCATCATGGCAGTTACGAAACTTTAGAAGAAACGTATCAGCAAATCTTTGGAGGGTGGTTTCTCAATAATGATATTGAAATATCTCATTTACCTGTTATTGAACAGTATATAAAAAATGACTCCAATAGTGTCAGTCCTGCCGAATATCTTACCGCCATTTTTATTCCTCTCATTTAA
- the trmD gene encoding tRNA (guanosine(37)-N1)-methyltransferase TrmD: protein MRIDIITLLPELLRSPFEASIMKRAIDKGLVEVHFHNLRDYSTNRQKSVDDYPFGGGAGMVMTIQPIDDCITHLKSQREYDEVIYMSPDGETLNQKMANKMSMYENIIILCGHYKGVDQRVRDHFITKEISIGDYVLSGGELGAIVLSDALIRLIPGVLSDETSALTDSFQDNLLSGPIYTRPADYKGWKVPEVLTSGHAAKIDKWREDMAYEHTKNRRPDLLEGH from the coding sequence ATGCGAATTGACATTATTACTCTTTTACCTGAATTATTAAGAAGCCCTTTTGAGGCTTCAATTATGAAACGTGCCATTGATAAAGGTTTGGTCGAAGTGCATTTTCACAATCTTCGCGATTATAGCACCAACAGACAGAAAAGCGTAGATGACTATCCTTTTGGAGGAGGCGCTGGAATGGTAATGACAATTCAGCCTATAGATGATTGTATTACGCATTTGAAAAGCCAGCGCGAGTATGACGAGGTAATTTATATGTCACCTGATGGCGAAACTTTAAATCAGAAAATGGCCAATAAAATGTCAATGTATGAAAACATTATCATTTTATGCGGACACTATAAAGGTGTGGATCAAAGAGTAAGAGATCATTTTATCACTAAAGAAATTTCTATAGGCGATTACGTTTTATCTGGAGGAGAATTGGGCGCAATAGTTTTATCTGATGCTTTAATCCGATTAATTCCTGGAGTTTTAAGCGATGAAACTTCTGCTCTTACAGATAGTTTTCAGGACAATTTGCTATCAGGTCCAATCTATACAAGACCTGCAGATTATAAAGGATGGAAAGTTCCTGAAGTTCTAACAAGCGGACACGCTGCTAAAATCGACAAATGGCGTGAAGATATGGCATACGAACATACCAAAAACAGACGCCCAGATTTGTTAGAAGGCCATTAA
- the tnpA gene encoding IS200/IS605 family transposase produces MANTYTQIHIHFVFAVKYRKTIIDKNWKDELFRYISGIIKNNNHKLLAINGVSDHVHILIGIRPLQSVSELMKSIKQNSSKWINDNKFVNGHFEWQEGYGAFSYSKSQLDAVINYIQNQEQHHKKKTFREEYINFLEKFEVDYDEKFIFKELI; encoded by the coding sequence ATGGCAAACACTTATACTCAAATCCATATTCATTTTGTTTTTGCTGTCAAGTATAGAAAAACAATTATCGACAAAAATTGGAAAGATGAGTTGTTTAGATATATCTCAGGAATTATAAAAAATAATAACCATAAGCTTCTTGCAATAAACGGAGTTTCTGATCATGTCCATATTTTGATAGGAATAAGGCCTCTACAATCTGTATCAGAATTGATGAAGAGCATAAAACAAAATTCATCAAAATGGATAAATGACAATAAATTCGTAAATGGCCATTTTGAATGGCAAGAAGGATATGGAGCATTTTCTTATAGCAAATCTCAATTGGATGCTGTTATTAATTATATTCAAAATCAAGAGCAACATCATAAGAAGAAAACATTTAGAGAAGAGTATATTAACTTTCTTGAAAAATTTGAAGTCGATTATGATGAAAAGTTTATTTTTAAGGAATTAATTTAA